In Archangium violaceum, the following are encoded in one genomic region:
- a CDS encoding alpha/beta fold hydrolase, giving the protein MEHRYADINGIRMHYVTHGAGEPILFLHGFPEYWGVWKKQLEELGKDHLVIAPDMRGYNLTSKPTEVEQYHVEHLVADIRALADHLKLKKFTLVSQDWGALVGWSFVLRHPEYVRRFATINITHPALFNRDLRENPAQQQASQYMLLFRSPQAEQAIMADDYAFGRQAMIGAARQLGAQISAEDEAEMIAAWKQPGAITGGLNYYRAAKLGPPDGQGGQGGSNLLDGLKPQQLEVHLPVLFIHGEQDTYLLPSGQKGLEELVKHLSIKRIPDADHWVSLEKPALLSQYLREFMREK; this is encoded by the coding sequence ATGGAACACCGGTACGCAGACATCAACGGCATCCGCATGCACTACGTGACGCACGGTGCCGGCGAGCCCATCCTCTTCCTCCATGGTTTCCCCGAGTACTGGGGCGTCTGGAAGAAGCAGCTCGAGGAGCTGGGCAAGGACCACCTGGTCATCGCCCCGGACATGCGGGGCTACAACCTGACCTCCAAGCCGACCGAGGTCGAGCAGTACCACGTCGAGCACCTGGTGGCGGACATCCGCGCGCTGGCGGACCACCTGAAGCTCAAGAAGTTCACCCTCGTCTCGCAGGACTGGGGCGCGCTGGTGGGCTGGAGCTTCGTGCTGCGCCACCCCGAGTACGTGCGCCGGTTCGCCACCATCAACATCACGCACCCCGCCCTCTTCAACAGGGATCTGCGCGAGAACCCCGCCCAGCAGCAGGCCAGCCAGTACATGCTGCTCTTCCGCTCGCCCCAGGCCGAGCAGGCCATCATGGCCGATGACTACGCCTTCGGACGGCAGGCGATGATCGGGGCGGCCCGGCAGCTCGGCGCCCAGATCTCCGCCGAGGACGAGGCCGAGATGATCGCCGCCTGGAAGCAGCCGGGCGCCATCACCGGCGGTCTCAACTACTACCGGGCGGCGAAGCTCGGTCCGCCGGACGGACAGGGCGGTCAGGGTGGCAGCAACCTGTTGGACGGTCTGAAGCCGCAGCAGCTCGAGGTGCACCTCCCCGTGCTCTTCATCCACGGAGAGCAGGACACCTACCTGTTGCCATCGGGTCAGAAGGGGCTGGAGGAGCTCGTGAAGCACCTCTCCATCAAGCGCATCCCCGATGCCGACCACTGGGTCTCCCTGGAGAAGCCGGCGCTGCTCTCGCAGTACCTGCGCGAGTTCATGCGGGAGAAGTAG
- a CDS encoding ADP-ribosylglycohydrolase family protein encodes MPTYQERIEGGLYGLLIGDALGVPYEFHPPERIPAPELIEFEPPAGFSRAHESVPPGTWSDDGAHALCLLASLLYRKTLDLEDLGRRLVNWYELGYMAVDYEVFDVGIQTREALANVRAGVPALKAGPSGERANGNGSLMRVLPLALWHRGDDAALARDAMLQSRVTHGHMRSQVCCALYCLWARRTLEGSADAWADALATFRELYPEPLEQRTELESAVRPDSPDTGRGTGYVVDCLHSARDCMAAGPYERVVKAAIMLGHDTDTTAAVAGGIAGLRDGIQTIPERWRNALRGTELVEPLLKELLALRGR; translated from the coding sequence ATGCCAACCTACCAGGAACGAATCGAAGGCGGTCTCTACGGGCTGCTCATCGGAGACGCACTCGGAGTCCCCTATGAGTTCCACCCGCCCGAGCGGATTCCCGCCCCCGAGCTGATCGAATTCGAGCCCCCGGCCGGATTCTCGCGGGCCCACGAGTCCGTCCCGCCGGGCACGTGGTCGGACGACGGCGCGCACGCGCTGTGCCTGCTGGCCTCGCTGCTCTACCGGAAGACGCTGGACCTGGAGGACCTGGGGCGGCGGCTCGTGAACTGGTACGAGCTCGGGTACATGGCGGTGGACTACGAGGTGTTCGACGTGGGCATCCAGACGCGGGAGGCCCTGGCGAACGTCCGAGCGGGAGTCCCCGCGCTGAAGGCCGGTCCGAGTGGCGAGCGGGCCAACGGGAACGGCTCGCTGATGCGGGTCCTGCCGCTGGCGCTCTGGCATCGGGGAGACGACGCGGCACTGGCGAGGGACGCCATGCTCCAGTCCCGGGTGACGCACGGGCACATGCGCTCGCAGGTGTGCTGCGCGCTCTACTGCCTCTGGGCCCGCAGGACGTTGGAGGGCTCCGCGGACGCGTGGGCGGACGCCCTCGCCACCTTCCGCGAGCTGTACCCCGAGCCCCTGGAGCAGCGCACGGAGCTGGAGTCGGCGGTGCGGCCGGACTCGCCGGACACGGGGAGGGGGACCGGGTACGTGGTGGACTGCCTGCACTCGGCGCGCGACTGCATGGCGGCGGGGCCCTACGAGCGCGTGGTGAAGGCGGCCATCATGCTCGGGCACGACACGGATACGACGGCGGCGGTGGCGGGCGGCATCGCCGGGCTCCGGGACGGCATCCAGACCATCCCGGAGCGGTGGCGCAACGCCCTGCGCGGCACGGAGTTGGTGGAGCCCCTGTTGAAGGAGCTCCTCGCACTCCGCGGGCGTTAG
- the gcvT gene encoding glycine cleavage system aminomethyltransferase GcvT has translation MVARRTPLNEAHRRLGARMVDFVGWDMPVQYSSVIGEHEAVRTAVGLFDVSHMGEIEFSGPGALETANRLITNDLSKAADGQALYAGLLNDQGGFVDDVVAYRFSPERILIVVNASNKDKDFAWMQARAQGVKPVDRSDDFAQIAVQGPKAPGLVQRLTRVDLSKIGTYRFTEGQVAGVQCIISRTGYTGEDGFELYCAPGEAEKLWEALLKEGQQDGVKPCGLGARDSLRTEMKFALYGNDIDDNHTALEAGLGWICKLDKQGGFIGQDVLVKQKAEGVKRKLVGFELTGSGIPRHGYPILKDGQRVGEVTSGTMGPMVKKPIGIGYVPTGLATEGSTFDVEIRGRPVPAVVVKTPFWKKS, from the coding sequence ATGGTTGCCCGGCGTACGCCGCTCAACGAGGCCCACCGCAGGTTGGGCGCCCGCATGGTGGATTTCGTGGGCTGGGACATGCCGGTGCAGTACAGCTCCGTCATCGGCGAGCACGAGGCCGTGCGCACCGCCGTCGGTCTCTTCGATGTGTCTCACATGGGGGAGATCGAGTTCTCCGGTCCCGGTGCCCTCGAGACGGCCAATCGGCTGATCACCAACGACCTCTCCAAGGCCGCGGACGGCCAGGCCCTCTATGCCGGCCTGCTCAATGACCAGGGCGGCTTCGTGGATGACGTGGTGGCGTACCGCTTCTCGCCCGAGCGGATCCTCATCGTCGTCAACGCCTCCAACAAGGACAAGGACTTCGCCTGGATGCAGGCGCGCGCCCAGGGCGTGAAGCCGGTGGATCGCAGCGACGACTTCGCGCAGATCGCCGTGCAGGGCCCCAAGGCCCCCGGCCTGGTGCAGCGGCTCACGCGGGTGGACCTCTCCAAGATTGGCACCTATCGCTTCACCGAGGGCCAGGTCGCTGGCGTGCAGTGCATCATCTCCCGCACCGGCTACACCGGCGAGGACGGCTTCGAGCTGTACTGCGCGCCCGGTGAGGCGGAGAAGCTCTGGGAGGCGCTCCTGAAGGAGGGCCAGCAGGATGGCGTGAAGCCCTGCGGCCTGGGCGCCCGCGACAGCCTCCGCACGGAGATGAAGTTCGCCCTCTACGGCAACGACATCGACGACAACCACACGGCCCTGGAGGCGGGGCTGGGGTGGATCTGCAAGCTCGACAAGCAGGGCGGTTTCATCGGTCAGGACGTGCTGGTGAAGCAGAAGGCCGAGGGCGTGAAGCGCAAGCTGGTGGGCTTCGAGCTGACCGGCTCCGGCATTCCCCGCCATGGCTACCCCATCCTCAAGGACGGGCAGCGGGTGGGCGAGGTGACGAGCGGCACCATGGGCCCCATGGTGAAGAAGCCCATCGGTATCGGCTACGTGCCCACCGGGCTGGCCACCGAGGGCTCGACCTTCGACGTGGAGATCCGCGGCCGTCCGGTGCCCGCCGTCGTGGTGAAGACCCCCTTCTGGAAGAAGTCCTGA
- the gcvH gene encoding glycine cleavage system protein GcvH, producing MAGNIPQNLKYTKEHEWARIEGNRVVVGVTSHAQEALGDVVYVELPKVGATLTAGKQFGVIESTKAVSDLFSPLTGKVVKVNDALKDSPQTINSDPYGAGWIVELEPSDTKELAGLMDASAYENLLKNS from the coding sequence ATGGCCGGCAACATTCCGCAGAATCTCAAGTACACGAAGGAGCACGAGTGGGCCCGAATCGAGGGCAACCGCGTGGTGGTGGGCGTCACCTCCCATGCCCAGGAGGCCCTGGGTGACGTGGTGTACGTGGAGCTGCCCAAGGTGGGCGCCACACTCACCGCTGGCAAGCAGTTCGGCGTCATCGAGTCCACCAAGGCCGTGTCGGATCTCTTCTCCCCGCTCACCGGCAAGGTGGTGAAGGTGAACGACGCCCTGAAGGACAGCCCCCAGACGATCAACTCGGACCCCTACGGGGCGGGGTGGATCGTCGAGCTCGAGCCCTCGGACACCAAGGAGCTGGCCGGCCTCATGGACGCCAGCGCGTACGAGAACCTGCTGAAGAACTCCTGA
- the gcvP gene encoding aminomethyl-transferring glycine dehydrogenase has protein sequence MSLNWKYQESFADRHIGPDEKELQGMLKAVGVGSLDELIDQTVPAAIRSKEPLKMAAPQSEHDALAVLETIAAKNQLFRSFIGMGYYDTQTPNVILRNILQNPGWYTQYTPYQAEIAQGRLEALLNYQTMVMELTGMEVANASLLDEGTAAAEAMALALHTQGEGTGGAFFVSETCHPQTLDVVRTRAHPLGVEVVVGDHRTVDLSAKKYFGGLVQYPATDGVVHDYRAFGEKLHAAGALFIVATDLLALTMLTPPGEFGADVAVGSAQRFGVPMGYGGPHAAFFATKNAFTRVMPGRIIGVSSDAEGRPALRMALQTREQHIRREKATSNICTAQVLLAIMAGMYAVYHGPKGLKSIAERVHGLTVLLARGLTKLGYGANYENVFDTLRVEAAPPHIRAILSAAEAKGMNFRRIDERAVGLSLDEATRPSDVEAILSVFAGGKPLGFTLEELGAELRSTLPEGLRRTTPFLTHPVFNSYHSETEMLRYIRRLESRDLSLTHSMIPLGSCTMKLNATAEMIPVTWPQFGKLHPFAPSSQAAGYRVLFEQLEQMLATVTGFSGVSLQPNAGSQGELAGLLVIRAYQQHRGQGHRDVCLIPSSAHGTNPASAVMAGYKVVVVKCDESGNIDVADLRVRADEHKDKLAALMVTYPSTHGVFEEEIKEICSIVHERGGQVYMDGANLNAQVGLTKPAEIGADVCHINLHKTFCIPHGGGGPGMGPICVASHLTRFLPAHPVISTGGKEGIGAISAAPWGSASILVISWMYIAMMGAEGLTKATKMAILNANYIAERLQPHYPVLYRGKRGRVAHECIVDLRHLKKTAGIEVEDVAKRLMDYGFHAPTVSFPVAGTLMIEPTESESRAELDRLCDALISIREEIREIEDGKAPRDNNVLKNAPHTARVITAQEWNRPYSREKAAFPAQWVVDHKFWPAVGRLNNVLGDRKLVCSCPPIEDYMTPEPSRAA, from the coding sequence ATGTCCTTGAACTGGAAATACCAGGAGTCGTTCGCCGACCGGCACATCGGGCCGGATGAGAAGGAACTGCAGGGGATGCTGAAGGCCGTGGGCGTGGGCTCGTTGGACGAGCTCATCGACCAGACGGTGCCCGCTGCCATCCGTTCGAAGGAGCCGCTGAAGATGGCGGCGCCCCAGTCGGAGCACGACGCGCTCGCGGTGCTGGAGACCATCGCGGCGAAGAACCAGCTGTTCCGGTCCTTCATCGGAATGGGCTACTACGACACCCAGACCCCGAACGTCATCCTGCGCAACATCCTGCAGAACCCGGGCTGGTACACCCAGTACACGCCCTACCAGGCGGAGATCGCCCAGGGCCGTCTGGAGGCGCTGCTCAACTACCAGACGATGGTGATGGAGCTCACGGGGATGGAGGTGGCCAACGCCTCCCTGCTCGACGAGGGCACCGCCGCCGCCGAGGCCATGGCCCTGGCGCTGCACACCCAGGGCGAGGGCACCGGAGGCGCCTTCTTCGTCTCCGAGACGTGCCACCCGCAGACGCTCGACGTGGTGCGCACCCGCGCCCATCCGCTGGGCGTTGAAGTCGTGGTGGGCGACCACCGCACGGTGGACCTGAGCGCGAAGAAGTACTTCGGCGGGCTGGTGCAGTACCCGGCCACCGATGGCGTGGTGCACGACTACCGGGCCTTCGGGGAGAAGCTGCACGCGGCCGGGGCGCTCTTCATCGTCGCCACGGATCTGCTGGCGCTCACCATGCTCACCCCGCCGGGTGAGTTCGGCGCGGACGTGGCGGTGGGCAGCGCCCAGCGCTTCGGCGTGCCCATGGGTTACGGCGGTCCGCACGCGGCCTTCTTCGCCACGAAGAACGCCTTCACCCGCGTGATGCCGGGCCGCATCATTGGCGTGTCCTCGGACGCCGAGGGCCGTCCCGCCCTGCGCATGGCGCTGCAGACGCGCGAGCAGCACATCCGCCGCGAGAAGGCCACGAGCAACATCTGCACCGCGCAGGTGCTGCTGGCCATCATGGCCGGCATGTACGCCGTGTACCACGGGCCCAAGGGGCTGAAGTCCATCGCCGAGCGCGTGCACGGGTTGACCGTGCTGCTGGCGCGCGGCCTGACGAAGCTGGGCTACGGCGCCAACTACGAGAACGTCTTCGACACGCTGCGTGTCGAGGCCGCGCCGCCGCACATCCGCGCCATCCTGTCGGCCGCCGAGGCCAAGGGGATGAACTTCCGCCGCATCGACGAGCGCGCCGTGGGGCTGAGCCTCGACGAGGCCACCCGTCCGTCCGACGTGGAGGCCATCCTCTCCGTGTTCGCCGGTGGCAAGCCCCTGGGCTTCACCCTGGAGGAGCTGGGGGCGGAGCTGCGCAGCACCCTGCCCGAGGGCCTGCGGCGCACCACCCCGTTCCTCACGCACCCGGTCTTCAACAGCTACCACTCCGAGACGGAGATGCTGCGGTACATCCGCCGCCTCGAGTCGAGAGACCTGTCGCTCACGCACTCGATGATTCCGCTCGGCTCGTGCACGATGAAGCTCAACGCCACCGCGGAGATGATTCCGGTGACGTGGCCGCAGTTCGGCAAGCTGCATCCGTTCGCGCCCAGCTCGCAGGCGGCGGGCTACCGCGTCCTGTTCGAGCAGCTGGAGCAGATGCTGGCCACCGTGACGGGCTTCTCGGGCGTGTCCCTGCAGCCCAACGCGGGCAGCCAGGGCGAGCTGGCGGGCCTGCTCGTCATCCGCGCCTACCAGCAGCACCGGGGCCAGGGTCACCGCGACGTGTGCCTCATTCCCTCGTCGGCGCACGGCACCAACCCTGCGTCGGCGGTGATGGCGGGCTACAAGGTGGTCGTCGTCAAATGCGACGAGAGCGGCAACATCGACGTGGCGGACCTGCGCGTCCGGGCCGACGAGCACAAGGACAAACTGGCCGCCCTGATGGTGACCTATCCGTCCACGCACGGCGTGTTCGAGGAGGAGATCAAGGAGATCTGCTCCATCGTCCATGAGCGCGGCGGTCAGGTGTACATGGATGGCGCGAACCTCAACGCGCAGGTGGGGCTGACGAAGCCGGCGGAGATCGGCGCGGACGTCTGCCACATCAACCTGCACAAGACGTTCTGCATCCCGCACGGTGGTGGAGGCCCGGGCATGGGTCCCATCTGCGTGGCGAGCCACCTGACGCGCTTCCTGCCGGCGCACCCGGTCATCTCCACGGGGGGCAAGGAGGGCATCGGGGCGATCTCCGCGGCGCCGTGGGGCAGCGCGAGCATCCTGGTCATCTCGTGGATGTACATCGCGATGATGGGGGCGGAGGGGCTGACGAAGGCCACGAAGATGGCGATCCTCAACGCCAACTACATCGCGGAGCGGCTGCAGCCGCACTACCCGGTGCTGTACCGGGGCAAGCGGGGCCGGGTGGCGCACGAGTGCATCGTGGACCTGCGGCACCTGAAGAAGACGGCGGGCATCGAGGTGGAGGACGTGGCCAAGCGGTTGATGGACTACGGCTTCCACGCGCCCACGGTGTCCTTCCCGGTGGCGGGCACGTTGATGATCGAGCCGACGGAGAGCGAGTCGAGGGCGGAGCTGGATCGCCTGTGCGACGCGCTCATCTCCATCCGCGAGGAGATCCGCGAGATCGAGGATGGGAAGGCGCCCAGGGACAACAACGTGCTGAAGAACGCGCCGCACACGGCGCGGGTGATCACGGCGCAGGAGTGGAACCGGCCGTACTCGCGCGAGAAGGCGGCGTTCCCGGCGCAGTGGGTGGTGGACCACAAGTTCTGGCCGGCGGTGGGCCGACTGAACAACGTGTTGGGAGATCGGAAGCTGGTGTGCTCGTGCCCGCCGATCGAGGACTACATGACGCCGGAGCCGTCGAGGGCGGCGTGA
- the metF gene encoding methylenetetrahydrofolate reductase [NAD(P)H] produces the protein MKIRNRLNPSNPCFSFEFFPPKTDEGTANLLKTLEDLALLDPGFVSVTYGAGGSTRDKTVELVTRIKRETGIEAMAHLTCVGHTRDELREVLHRLAQAKIENVLALRGDPPQGQKTFEPVPGGLRNATELVRFIREEDFNFCLGGACYPEGHVETGSRDEDLKHLKAKVDAGLDFVITQLFFDNAFYFDFVERARRIGINVPIVPGIMPITNYEQVQRFTRMCGATVPMRLTLQLERVKDQPEALVQLGVAHATVQCMELLSRGVPGIHFYTLNKSPATRMIVSALRARS, from the coding sequence ATGAAGATCCGCAATCGTTTGAATCCGTCCAACCCGTGCTTCTCATTTGAGTTCTTTCCACCAAAGACCGATGAAGGCACGGCCAACCTCTTGAAGACGCTGGAGGACCTGGCGCTCCTGGATCCAGGGTTCGTGTCCGTCACCTACGGCGCGGGCGGCAGCACACGGGACAAGACGGTGGAGCTCGTCACCCGCATCAAGCGCGAGACGGGCATCGAGGCCATGGCGCACCTGACGTGCGTGGGCCACACGCGCGACGAGCTGCGCGAGGTGCTGCACCGGCTCGCGCAGGCGAAGATCGAGAACGTGCTGGCGCTGCGGGGAGATCCGCCCCAGGGGCAGAAGACGTTCGAGCCCGTGCCCGGAGGCCTGCGCAACGCCACCGAGCTGGTGCGCTTCATCCGGGAGGAGGACTTCAACTTCTGCCTGGGCGGGGCGTGCTATCCGGAAGGCCACGTGGAGACCGGCTCGCGTGACGAGGACCTGAAGCACCTGAAGGCCAAGGTGGACGCGGGCCTGGACTTCGTCATCACCCAGCTCTTCTTCGACAACGCCTTCTACTTCGACTTCGTGGAGCGGGCGCGCCGCATCGGCATCAACGTGCCCATCGTCCCGGGCATCATGCCCATCACCAACTACGAGCAGGTGCAGCGCTTCACGCGCATGTGCGGGGCGACGGTGCCCATGCGGCTGACGCTCCAGCTGGAGCGCGTGAAGGATCAGCCGGAGGCGCTGGTGCAGCTGGGCGTGGCACACGCCACGGTGCAGTGCATGGAGCTGCTGTCGCGCGGCGTGCCGGGCATCCACTTCTATACGCTCAACAAGTCTCCGGCGACCCGGATGATCGTGAGCGCGCTGCGGGCCCGCTCATGA
- a CDS encoding TonB-dependent receptor: MSTTVTAKRPFTAASSSSVRDRDFLLRPRPRPADILQVVPGFYTVQHAGGGKANQYFLRGFDADHGTDVALFVDGVPVNMVSHGHGQGYADLNWIIPELIERVEVRKGPYFAQDGDFATAGAVNLVTRRDFESSQVTLGGGSFSTWRGMFVAAPEMEGWSPVVAGQVYGTNGPFLNPEKMERYSLFTKVTRRISDHSTLSLALTSYGSGWNASGQVPLREVNAGRLNRFGTVDDSEGGNSQRHSAYATWRTLTRDDGEVNVMAYGIQYRLNLYSNFTFFSADPVNGDMIEQNDKRTVLGFNASYRFRRKWGGISFDTTIGTQVRSDNIENGLSQDKARKRLATVVDANILEGSLGVYAQEDIVFTPWLRAVLGLRADSFGFDVDDHMEDMAALGTKSSGVEQASRVSPKASLVLSPLSNTDLYVNFGHGFHSNDARGVVRQPEPVTPLTRARGYELGARTRLFDRLDLAGSVFQLDLDSELVWVGDAGATEARGATRRQGVEAEARLKVLPWLFADADLTLSRATYVQNAGNGDAVALAPTLILAGGVSARHPSGFYGRLGVLHLGDRPATEDRFLIAEGFTRVDAALGYRGSFYEVNVSVQNALNTPWREAQFANVSRLQSEAGPESCPAGTRPAGEGDAFEGCEDLHFTPGAPLNAQASVSFFF, from the coding sequence ATGAGTACGACGGTGACGGCGAAGAGGCCCTTCACGGCGGCCTCGTCCTCCTCGGTGCGGGACCGGGACTTCCTGCTGCGCCCGCGCCCGCGCCCGGCGGACATCCTCCAGGTGGTGCCCGGCTTCTACACCGTGCAGCACGCGGGCGGAGGCAAGGCCAACCAGTACTTCCTGCGCGGTTTCGACGCGGACCACGGCACGGACGTGGCGCTCTTCGTGGACGGCGTGCCCGTCAACATGGTGAGCCACGGGCACGGCCAGGGCTACGCGGACCTCAACTGGATCATCCCCGAGCTCATCGAGCGCGTGGAGGTGCGCAAGGGTCCCTACTTCGCGCAGGACGGGGACTTCGCCACCGCGGGCGCGGTCAACCTGGTGACGCGCCGTGACTTCGAGTCCAGTCAGGTGACGCTGGGCGGTGGCTCCTTCTCCACCTGGCGCGGGATGTTCGTCGCCGCTCCGGAAATGGAGGGCTGGAGCCCCGTGGTGGCCGGGCAGGTGTACGGCACCAACGGCCCCTTCCTCAACCCGGAGAAGATGGAGCGCTACAGCCTCTTCACGAAGGTGACGCGGCGGATCTCCGACCACTCCACGCTGTCCCTGGCGCTCACCTCGTACGGGAGCGGCTGGAACGCGAGCGGCCAGGTTCCCCTGCGCGAGGTGAACGCCGGCCGGCTGAATCGCTTCGGCACGGTGGACGACTCCGAGGGCGGCAACTCGCAGCGCCACAGCGCCTACGCCACCTGGCGCACCCTCACCCGCGATGACGGCGAGGTGAACGTCATGGCGTATGGCATCCAGTACCGGCTCAACCTCTACTCCAACTTCACCTTCTTCAGCGCCGACCCCGTGAACGGGGACATGATCGAGCAGAACGACAAGCGCACGGTGCTGGGCTTCAACGCCAGCTACCGCTTCCGGCGCAAGTGGGGTGGCATCTCCTTCGACACCACCATCGGCACGCAGGTGCGCTCCGACAACATCGAGAACGGCCTGAGCCAGGACAAGGCGCGCAAGCGGCTGGCCACCGTGGTGGACGCGAACATCCTCGAGGGCAGCCTCGGCGTCTACGCGCAGGAGGACATCGTCTTCACGCCGTGGCTGAGGGCGGTGCTCGGCCTGCGCGCGGACTCCTTCGGCTTCGACGTGGACGACCACATGGAGGACATGGCCGCGCTCGGGACGAAGAGCTCCGGAGTGGAGCAGGCCTCGCGTGTCTCGCCCAAGGCCAGCCTCGTGCTCAGCCCGCTCTCCAACACCGACCTGTACGTGAACTTCGGCCACGGCTTCCATTCCAACGACGCGCGCGGCGTGGTGCGCCAGCCCGAGCCGGTGACGCCACTCACGCGGGCCCGGGGCTACGAGCTCGGCGCGCGCACGCGGCTGTTCGACCGGCTGGACCTGGCGGGCTCGGTGTTCCAGCTCGACCTGGACAGCGAGCTCGTCTGGGTGGGCGACGCGGGCGCCACCGAGGCGCGCGGTGCCACCCGCCGCCAGGGCGTGGAGGCCGAGGCCCGGCTGAAGGTGCTTCCCTGGCTCTTCGCGGACGCGGACCTCACCCTGTCTCGCGCCACCTACGTGCAGAACGCCGGCAACGGTGACGCGGTCGCGCTCGCCCCCACGCTCATCCTCGCGGGCGGCGTGTCCGCCCGTCACCCGAGCGGCTTCTACGGCCGGCTCGGCGTGCTGCACCTGGGCGACCGCCCGGCCACCGAGGACCGCTTCCTCATCGCCGAGGGCTTCACCCGCGTGGACGCGGCGCTGGGCTACCGGGGCTCCTTCTACGAGGTGAACGTGAGCGTGCAGAACGCGCTCAACACCCCGTGGCGCGAGGCCCAGTTCGCCAACGTCTCGCGGCTGCAGTCCGAGGCGGGTCCGGAGAGCTGTCCGGCGGGCACTCGGCCCGCGGGCGAGGGGGATGCCTTCGAGGGGTGTGAGGATCTCCACTTCACCCCCGGCGCGCCCCTCAACGCGCAGGCGAGCGTGAGCTTCTTCTTCTAA